A section of the Clostridium felsineum DSM 794 genome encodes:
- a CDS encoding [FeFe] hydrogenase, group A — translation MSKSKKISRIQSDNIIQINKKKCIGCTGCAIACAEKTGISVLKAIDEGRRTVIPKQGTFSNTGCIYCGQCTLICPTTAINVRNDINVVKEALTSGKYLVSIAAPSLKATLGEEFNLPIGTNVEGKIAASARKLGIQKVFETDFGADMTILEEGTELIKRISTKEKLPMFTSCCPAWVRYAELFHPKILNYLSTAKSPQQMMGAAIKTYFADTFKILPKNIFTISIKPCTAKKYEAEKPNMGRDDYKDIDVVLTIREYAELLKEKGININAIPSEKADSFMGDYTGGAIIFGASGGVMESTLRTVTYYLKGDLSKVYDIKFTPVDAYTSVKEAQVIINNEPMKVAVISGLYEMDKFLSSDKWREYVFIEVMACPGGCVNGGGTPRIEKKSQVNENKCIACGTCIENCPVGAIAYNINGRAETNKNKCVGCTLCSKLCRTKTINIEYYDKATGKVLDTSYIDLRRNVLRQIDKNLPTRISAENPELQDMYKNYMGDPDGKKAESLLHTSYEDKSSELKAPLKRQSKRHK, via the coding sequence GTGAGTAAATCAAAGAAAATTTCTAGAATTCAATCTGATAACATTATTCAAATTAACAAGAAAAAATGTATTGGTTGTACAGGTTGTGCTATAGCTTGTGCAGAAAAGACTGGTATTTCAGTATTGAAAGCAATAGATGAAGGTCGAAGGACAGTAATTCCCAAACAAGGTACTTTTTCCAATACTGGCTGTATATATTGTGGGCAATGTACTCTTATTTGTCCTACTACGGCCATTAATGTAAGAAATGATATTAATGTAGTTAAAGAAGCATTAACTAGTGGTAAATATTTAGTATCAATAGCAGCACCCTCACTAAAGGCAACACTGGGAGAAGAATTTAATCTTCCAATAGGTACAAATGTTGAGGGTAAAATAGCGGCATCTGCTAGAAAGCTTGGAATTCAAAAAGTATTTGAAACTGATTTTGGAGCTGATATGACTATATTAGAAGAAGGTACTGAATTAATAAAAAGAATATCCACTAAAGAGAAGCTTCCGATGTTCACTTCCTGCTGTCCGGCTTGGGTTAGGTATGCTGAACTTTTTCATCCTAAGATTTTAAATTATTTATCTACAGCTAAATCACCTCAGCAAATGATGGGAGCTGCCATTAAAACTTATTTTGCAGATACCTTTAAAATTTTACCTAAAAATATATTCACAATCTCCATTAAACCTTGCACTGCTAAAAAATATGAAGCTGAAAAACCTAATATGGGTAGAGATGATTATAAGGATATTGATGTAGTTCTAACTATTAGGGAATATGCTGAACTATTAAAGGAAAAGGGAATAAATATAAATGCTATCCCTTCTGAAAAAGCAGATTCGTTTATGGGTGATTATACTGGTGGAGCTATAATATTTGGTGCATCTGGTGGTGTTATGGAGTCTACACTTAGAACTGTTACCTATTACTTGAAAGGTGATTTGTCAAAAGTATATGATATTAAATTTACACCTGTAGATGCGTATACTTCAGTTAAGGAAGCACAGGTAATTATTAATAATGAACCTATGAAGGTTGCTGTTATAAGCGGCTTATATGAAATGGACAAATTCTTAAGTAGTGATAAATGGAGAGAATATGTTTTTATTGAAGTTATGGCTTGTCCTGGCGGTTGTGTTAATGGAGGTGGGACACCTAGAATAGAAAAAAAATCACAAGTAAATGAAAATAAGTGTATAGCTTGTGGAACCTGTATAGAAAACTGTCCTGTAGGTGCAATAGCTTATAACATAAATGGTCGTGCTGAAACTAACAAAAATAAGTGTGTAGGTTGTACATTATGCAGCAAGCTTTGTAGAACCAAGACCATAAATATAGAATACTATGATAAAGCTACTGGTAAAGTTTTAGATACTAGTTATATTGATTTAAGAAGAAATGTTTTAAGACAAATAGACAAAAATTTGCCTACTAGAATTTCTGCCGAAAATCCTGAGCTTCAGGATATGTACAAAAACTATATGGGTGATCCCGATGGGAAGAAAGCTGAATCTTTACTCCATACAAGCTATGAAGATAAATCCTCTGAACTAAAAGCTCCCCTAAAACGACAAAGCAAAAGGCATAAATAA
- a CDS encoding cation diffusion facilitator family transporter: protein MPILLNIILFLCKFIIGTISGSMAITADAWNNILDAGNSTIALLGIKIARYGKGEKHPFGHGRMEWMVSLFSSMVVMLAGYELLKTSWKSVRNPKNITVSLVVFLILIISIVIKLYMYAYYRKVSKSSDSESMKAMSVDSLCDCIATGAVLVSTIANAAFGWKIDGWCGMIVSVFIIYTGYSSISETGKRIVGKAPDKELIDKIEMIVKQYGVVENIKEMTIHDYGVGKFMVAMEIEVYDQENSELIKGISEDISYELYEKLGCDSVIQMSYLLNDENEKQIYFGIVEEIKKIDEAILVKNFGIVQAQKHKVIHADISLPMRLEKKENEIRKIVEDKICKVGKEYKAMIKFKIMPNYRGNSKINMNRKMRVR, encoded by the coding sequence ATGCCTATTTTGTTAAATATAATATTGTTTCTTTGTAAATTTATAATAGGAACTATTAGTGGATCTATGGCAATCACTGCAGATGCATGGAATAATATTTTAGATGCTGGAAATTCAACGATAGCTCTACTTGGAATAAAAATTGCCAGATATGGGAAAGGTGAAAAGCATCCTTTTGGTCATGGACGAATGGAATGGATGGTGAGTCTATTCAGCTCAATGGTTGTGATGCTTGCAGGGTATGAATTGTTAAAAACCTCTTGGAAGAGCGTCAGAAATCCTAAAAATATAACAGTTAGTTTGGTTGTATTCTTGATTCTGATTATATCTATTGTGATTAAGTTATATATGTATGCTTACTACAGAAAAGTATCTAAAAGCAGTGACTCAGAGTCAATGAAAGCCATGTCAGTTGATAGTTTGTGTGATTGTATAGCAACTGGAGCAGTACTAGTATCAACCATTGCCAATGCTGCGTTCGGATGGAAAATAGATGGCTGGTGTGGAATGATTGTTTCTGTATTTATTATCTATACAGGATATTCTTCTATAAGTGAGACAGGAAAAAGGATTGTTGGGAAGGCTCCAGATAAAGAACTAATAGATAAAATTGAAATGATTGTGAAGCAGTATGGAGTGGTTGAAAACATCAAGGAAATGACCATTCATGATTATGGTGTTGGAAAATTCATGGTAGCCATGGAAATAGAAGTTTATGACCAGGAAAATTCTGAACTTATAAAAGGTATTTCAGAAGATATTTCATATGAATTATATGAGAAGTTAGGATGTGATAGTGTAATTCAGATGAGCTATCTATTAAATGATGAAAATGAAAAACAAATATATTTTGGAATAGTTGAAGAAATTAAGAAGATTGATGAAGCAATTCTAGTTAAGAATTTTGGAATTGTACAAGCTCAAAAGCATAAAGTTATTCATGCTGATATAAGTCTACCCATGAGGCTAGAAAAGAAAGAAAATGAAATAAGAAAAATAGTTGAAGATAAAATATGTAAAGTAGGTAAGGAATATAAAGCTATGATTAAATTTAAAATTATGCCTAATTATCGAGGAAACAGTAAAATAAATATGAATAGAAAAATGAGGGTAAGATAG
- a CDS encoding lactate utilization protein, translating into MDKNVEWYIKKKIDRTLESLKNNNMKGYYIEKREQLFKILKNLIKENSIIGVGDSITLSETGVIDFLRKGNYKFLDKYRQGITSEEKKQIYIQNFSADTFICSTNALTENGELYNIDGNGSRVAPMIYGPKQVILVVGINKIVKNIEEAEKRVRNYAAPIDAKRLDKNTPCTTLGYCVDCKSQNRICNHFTTIRGQFVKDRIKVIIIGEELGY; encoded by the coding sequence TTGGATAAAAATGTTGAATGGTATATTAAGAAAAAAATTGATAGAACATTAGAAAGTTTAAAGAATAATAATATGAAAGGATATTATATAGAGAAAAGAGAGCAGTTATTTAAAATATTAAAGAATTTGATAAAAGAAAATTCTATTATAGGGGTGGGAGATTCAATAACACTATCTGAAACGGGAGTAATAGATTTTCTTCGAAAAGGTAATTATAAATTTTTAGATAAATATAGGCAAGGTATTACAAGTGAAGAAAAAAAGCAGATTTATATTCAAAACTTTTCTGCTGATACTTTTATATGTAGTACAAATGCTTTAACTGAAAATGGAGAACTTTATAATATTGATGGAAATGGAAGTAGAGTAGCACCAATGATTTATGGACCTAAACAAGTAATTTTAGTAGTTGGGATAAATAAAATTGTTAAAAACATAGAGGAAGCAGAAAAAAGAGTAAGAAATTATGCAGCACCAATTGATGCAAAGAGATTAGATAAAAATACGCCTTGTACTACATTAGGGTATTGTGTAGACTGCAAGAGTCAAAATAGAATATGCAATCATTTTACAACAATTAGAGGTCAATTTGTTAAAGATAGAATAAAAGTTATTATTATAGGAGAAGAGCTGGGATATTAA
- a CDS encoding DMT family transporter — MTFLYYLLSLISGFALTLQVGINGSFRSKIGNPILSSLVSFAVGTLGLALVFFITLLNGSSTLPTISNIRNTSWWMLTGGLFGAFYIFSTIFVSPKIGFANMFSLVICGQIILSVLFDHFGLLGNQIHVLSPLRAIGVFLLILGVYIVQAN; from the coding sequence ATGACATTTCTGTATTATTTACTCTCATTAATATCAGGCTTTGCTTTGACTTTGCAAGTTGGTATAAATGGATCTTTTCGCTCTAAAATAGGAAATCCTATACTTTCATCTCTTGTCAGCTTTGCTGTTGGAACTTTAGGACTTGCTCTTGTATTTTTTATTACTTTATTAAATGGTTCTAGTACTTTACCAACTATATCAAACATCAGAAATACTAGTTGGTGGATGTTAACTGGAGGATTATTTGGAGCCTTTTATATATTTTCAACCATATTTGTATCTCCTAAAATTGGATTTGCTAATATGTTTAGTCTTGTAATATGTGGTCAGATAATCCTTTCAGTACTATTTGATCATTTTGGATTATTAGGCAATCAAATTCATGTATTAAGTCCGCTAAGAGCTATAGGAGTTTTTTTATTAATTTTAGGCGTTTATATAGTTCAAGCTAATTAG
- a CDS encoding alpha/beta hydrolase family protein, with amino-acid sequence MKLHFQDQAFSFELLRAVTYAGYQGAEIGEALATASKIKEGDFDSWYEEWKNTAERVEQTGIECLNKRHKISAREAFLRAHNYYRTAEFFLQGTDLRRSENFKKSVDTFEKAMKLIDSHFEIVEIPYEGTHLKGYFYGALDYDEVNTTSIPTLLFIGGYDSTLQELYFCGAAPAIKRGYNCLIFECPGQGEALRQNNLYMRHDAEVPVGAAIDYLQTRNDIDINKIALLGMSLGGYFAPRAAAFDERIKACIAFNVFYDTYESTINQNPQLEKILNLPAEQKEAMLAKAEENNSNLRWMLNNGKWVFGLKHRYEVFDEMKKASLKGVAEKIKCPMLLTMGETDHFVSNDQLNALLDSIKAPKTVRVFTINEGAEEHCQEGNHALFHQVMFDWLDDIFEHYLN; translated from the coding sequence ATGAAACTACATTTTCAAGACCAAGCATTTTCATTTGAATTATTAAGAGCTGTAACTTATGCAGGATATCAAGGAGCAGAAATAGGTGAAGCCTTAGCAACAGCTTCTAAAATTAAAGAAGGAGACTTTGATAGCTGGTATGAAGAATGGAAAAATACAGCTGAAAGAGTTGAACAAACAGGTATTGAATGCTTAAATAAGAGACATAAAATTAGTGCCAGAGAAGCTTTCCTTAGAGCACATAATTATTATAGAACTGCTGAATTCTTTTTACAAGGAACTGACCTAAGACGCAGCGAAAATTTTAAAAAGAGTGTTGACACTTTTGAAAAAGCAATGAAGCTTATAGATTCACATTTCGAAATAGTTGAAATACCATATGAGGGTACACATTTAAAAGGTTATTTTTATGGAGCATTAGACTATGATGAAGTTAATACCACATCAATACCAACTTTATTATTTATCGGTGGATATGACTCCACTCTTCAAGAACTTTATTTTTGTGGGGCTGCTCCAGCAATAAAACGTGGTTATAACTGTTTAATCTTTGAATGCCCAGGACAAGGAGAAGCTTTAAGACAAAATAACCTTTATATGCGTCATGATGCGGAGGTTCCAGTAGGTGCTGCAATAGATTACCTTCAAACAAGAAACGATATCGACATTAACAAAATAGCTTTGCTCGGCATGAGCTTAGGGGGGTATTTTGCACCAAGAGCAGCAGCTTTTGATGAACGTATAAAAGCATGTATTGCTTTCAATGTATTCTATGATACTTATGAATCTACCATAAATCAAAATCCTCAGCTTGAAAAAATATTAAACTTACCAGCAGAACAAAAAGAAGCAATGCTTGCAAAAGCTGAAGAAAATAATTCGAATCTTCGTTGGATGCTAAACAATGGTAAATGGGTATTTGGCTTGAAACACAGATATGAAGTTTTTGATGAAATGAAGAAAGCTTCTTTAAAAGGAGTTGCTGAAAAGATAAAATGTCCTATGTTGCTTACTATGGGAGAAACGGATCACTTTGTTTCTAATGATCAATTAAATGCTCTTTTAGATTCAATAAAAGCACCAAAGACAGTTCGTGTCTTTACTATAAATGAAGGAGCAGAAGAACATTGTCAGGAGGGTAATCATGCACTGTTTCATCAAGTTATGTTTGATTGGTTAGATGATATATTTGAACATTATTTAAACTAA
- a CDS encoding TetR/AcrR family transcriptional regulator yields MNNNNIKLTNRDLQAIERRSQLLDSAKELFASNGYHATTTRQITKNIGMADGLIYHYFPDGKKQILDIIIKEFIDDKWIKFEEDISEVTCDTPLKGILLKLGNIIFKYIGNDKNILIILLKEQNILSDEYINTFNNHIKKVIHKTELILKEKAEKNEIRALDFFMMANQFWSAIYTYILQNTLFGEKNLYSIGKDEYLEQIINYTQMTWKK; encoded by the coding sequence TTGAATAATAATAACATTAAACTTACGAACCGAGATCTTCAAGCAATAGAAAGACGTAGTCAGCTTTTAGACTCAGCAAAGGAACTATTTGCCTCGAATGGTTACCATGCAACAACAACTAGACAGATAACAAAGAATATTGGCATGGCTGACGGGCTTATATACCACTATTTTCCAGATGGAAAAAAGCAAATTTTAGATATAATTATTAAAGAATTTATCGATGACAAATGGATTAAATTTGAAGAAGATATATCTGAGGTTACTTGTGACACACCACTTAAAGGAATTCTTTTAAAATTGGGAAATATAATATTTAAGTATATTGGAAATGATAAGAATATATTAATTATATTATTAAAAGAGCAAAATATATTATCTGATGAATATATTAATACTTTTAATAACCATATAAAGAAAGTAATTCATAAAACAGAACTTATTTTAAAAGAGAAAGCTGAAAAAAATGAAATAAGAGCTTTGGACTTTTTCATGATGGCAAATCAGTTTTGGAGTGCTATCTACACATATATATTACAAAATACACTTTTTGGAGAAAAAAATTTGTATTCAATAGGCAAAGATGAGTATTTAGAGCAAATTATAAATTATACTCAAATGACTTGGAAAAAATAA
- a CDS encoding IS256 family transposase produces MNEGKRNIISALIDEYDIQSAEDIQEALKDLLGGTIQSMLEGEMDEHLGYEPYERAETTNSRNGKKQKRIRSKYGEMNIDVPQDRESSFEPKIVQKHQKDISGIEEKIISMYAKGLSTRQISEQIEDIYGFEVSEGMVSNITNKLLPEIEAWQHRPLSTVYPIVFIDAVHFSVRENNVIRKLAAYIILGINNEGRKEVLSINIGENESSKYWLSALNELKNRGVQDILILCADGLTGIKESISVAFPNTEYQRCIVHQVRNTLKYVSDKDKKEFAKDLKTIYHAPSEEIAYKQLEEITGKWEKHYPNSMKSWKSNWDAISPIFKFSADVRKVIYTTNAIESLNSTYRRLNRQRTVFPSDTSLLKALYLATFEATKKWRLPLRNWGKVYGELSIMYEGRLTE; encoded by the coding sequence ATGAATGAAGGAAAAAGAAATATTATATCAGCTCTTATAGACGAGTATGATATTCAGTCAGCTGAGGATATTCAGGAAGCTTTAAAAGATCTATTAGGTGGAACTATTCAATCTATGCTTGAAGGTGAAATGGACGAGCATTTAGGCTATGAACCATATGAACGAGCCGAAACTACAAACTCAAGAAATGGGAAAAAACAAAAAAGAATTCGAAGCAAATATGGTGAGATGAATATAGATGTACCACAGGATAGAGAAAGTTCTTTTGAACCTAAAATAGTACAAAAACACCAGAAAGATATTTCTGGTATAGAAGAAAAAATTATTTCTATGTATGCTAAAGGATTAAGTACCAGACAAATTTCAGAACAAATTGAAGATATATATGGGTTTGAAGTTAGTGAAGGAATGGTTTCAAATATAACCAATAAACTTCTTCCTGAAATAGAAGCATGGCAACATAGACCTTTATCTACAGTATATCCAATTGTTTTCATTGATGCAGTTCATTTTTCCGTAAGGGAAAATAACGTTATACGTAAGCTTGCAGCTTACATTATTCTTGGTATAAATAATGAAGGCAGAAAAGAAGTACTTTCTATAAATATTGGAGAAAATGAAAGCAGTAAATATTGGCTTAGTGCTCTCAATGAATTAAAAAATAGAGGTGTTCAAGATATCCTTATCCTTTGTGCAGATGGTCTTACAGGGATAAAGGAATCTATATCAGTAGCTTTTCCAAATACTGAATATCAACGTTGTATAGTTCATCAAGTAAGAAATACATTAAAGTATGTTTCTGATAAAGATAAAAAAGAATTTGCAAAAGATTTAAAAACTATATATCATGCACCTTCTGAGGAAATTGCATATAAGCAATTAGAAGAAATCACTGGAAAATGGGAAAAACATTATCCTAACTCAATGAAAAGCTGGAAATCAAATTGGGATGCTATTAGCCCTATTTTTAAGTTCTCTGCTGATGTAAGAAAAGTTATTTATACTACAAATGCAATCGAAAGTCTCAACAGCACATATCGTAGATTAAATAGACAAAGAACTGTATTTCCAAGCGATACATCACTTTTAAAAGCTTTATACCTTGCTACTTTTGAAGCTACAAAAAAATGGCGTTTGCCACTAAGAAATTGGGGTAAAGTGTACGGTGAATTATCCATTATGTATGAAGGACGACTTACTGAATAA
- a CDS encoding restriction endonuclease — MSKRKIDSRIPRCQSLIGTTFEVIKMLGGSATIQEITDKIIEILKLPDEIVDIQHSDSGNTTELEYQLAWARTYLKNSKIIENSKRGVWSLTSEFSNGVTIDVKGIIKNTVEKRKIKTQDNVSDEEVLEENEDEVPEEVRPWRRHIREVLINMDPYGFERLSQRLLRECGFSQVVVTKKSGDGGIDGNGKFRINGIFSFNVAFQCKRYKGVVGSPEIRNFRGSLTTDVEKGVFITTGTFSISAKDEASKPGKKQIDLIDGEEFINKLAEYEIGLKEIKDYEIDEEFFKSI; from the coding sequence ATGTCAAAAAGAAAAATTGATTCTAGAATTCCACGATGTCAGAGTTTAATAGGTACAACTTTTGAAGTAATTAAAATGCTTGGTGGATCTGCTACAATACAAGAAATAACAGATAAAATAATCGAAATATTAAAACTGCCTGATGAGATTGTTGATATACAACATAGTGATTCAGGTAATACAACTGAATTGGAATACCAATTAGCGTGGGCAAGGACTTATCTGAAAAATTCAAAAATAATAGAAAATAGTAAAAGGGGTGTTTGGTCATTAACTTCTGAGTTTTCTAATGGTGTAACTATAGATGTGAAAGGAATTATAAAAAATACAGTTGAGAAACGTAAGATTAAAACACAAGATAACGTATCAGATGAAGAGGTATTAGAAGAAAATGAAGATGAAGTACCAGAAGAAGTTAGACCATGGAGGAGGCATATAAGAGAAGTATTAATCAATATGGACCCGTACGGATTTGAAAGGCTTTCTCAAAGATTACTTAGAGAATGTGGATTCTCACAAGTTGTAGTTACAAAGAAATCAGGAGATGGGGGTATAGATGGTAATGGCAAATTTAGAATTAATGGAATATTTAGTTTTAATGTGGCATTTCAATGTAAAAGATATAAAGGTGTTGTTGGATCACCAGAAATAAGAAATTTTAGAGGCTCTTTGACTACAGATGTTGAAAAAGGAGTTTTTATTACCACAGGTACTTTTTCAATATCTGCAAAAGATGAAGCGTCAAAACCAGGAAAGAAACAAATAGATTTAATTGATGGTGAAGAATTCATTAATAAATTAGCTGAATACGAAATAGGTCTTAAAGAAATAAAGGATTATGAAATCGATGAAGAGTTCTTTAAGTCCATATAA